The following DNA comes from Triplophysa dalaica isolate WHDGS20190420 chromosome 10, ASM1584641v1, whole genome shotgun sequence.
TTGGTTCAGACCTGATTGCAGATAGAGGATACATCGATGTAGACCCGCTCAAAAGAGTAACGACCATATCGAGCAAATTTCATTTTAGAATAGCAATGAAACAGCTGCCATGTCCATGATGACACACCTTTAAAACTCAAGTAAtcattaaagaaaagtttttaGGAAATGTGAAAAGGTAAATAGGAATAGCGGTCAGTTATATTATGCTTGTATATGTCGCTATGTACATGTAAagcatgttatgtttttattttgacattacaTTTGAGATGTTGATTTAAAATAGAGGATTTTCGTAAATTGTTGTAGTATTCATTTTGAATTAAACTAACATTTAGGTTAGAGACTCTAGATGGCGGTCTTTGGCAGATCACCTCACGCAACCCAGCAAATTCACGTCATGCGCGAGCGCCAGTGGTTTTACAAAGCCACAAGTTTACAGATTTATGGTTTATCTTTACACATTTGCCATTTTAACTGATCTGTTGGATGTGCTCACGTCTTTTTAAGTGTGTATTTGGGGGCTTTGGTAAACTTCCTAATGTAAGTTAAATGTCTTCCTCATAGAACAACGTTTTGGTAAGTGAAGATTTTAGTTGCTATGTAACGTCAGGCCgtaataatataaacatgaatttaattttatttacttatttcttcatttttcttttttatatttttccttacatttatttgtatgattatatatatatatatatatatatatatatatatatatatatgggtcaatgacaaataagaaaatatcaggtggtgcgaccatatattaatttaaaataatatacatttaatgtatttagcactgagtattttccCCTCATaaataagaaatttaacataaaatcatgccaaaatattttattaagaattttattgagaaaattaacatttatttctcagttttgttctctgtttgtatgttcgaacggtcgcaccacctgacatttttggtctttcaaacaccaaaactcaaaaaatctattgaatttcaataaaatgaaaagggtttcttataaaggacatattgtagatccatttgatatatgacatgtatttattcaaattctttttaggaaaataatgaatttggacaaaAAACACGTAATtgacccatatatatatatatatatatatatatatatatatatatatatatattaaaagttAACAGTGTAAATTACTTTAAACTTCCAACCAGTTCATGAGTACATATAATGCTAACTGACTGTACAGTACATAgatagttgacaaataaaccgtaagtgtgtcctatggtgtgacagcaaaaataaataaaactaacaatgaagatcaATCTCTTTTATgctatattaataatataaaatatatacaccGTAGCACACATGTACgctgtatttgtatattttataactaCCATATTGATATGTTAAGAAAGCTAGATTTTTATTATACCCTTAAGAGgagtacagtacatacatatacatttgcATTATCCCTTGCTTGCTTTCAGTGCCAATGATGCCAGTGATCTCAATGAGTGGAGTGTGTGGTGGAGATCATAGACTGTCCTCCGCTATGGTTCATAGGGTCTCCTTCTCTGACAGACCCATTTGATGTTTCAAACTCTGGTGTGACAGTCATTATTGGGTGACCACCTGTCAAcaaaagaagagaagagagcAATTCAAGACCCTGAAAATAACTCCAGACCGAACAAGGCTGCTATTCTCTTCAATTCTGAAAATCAGACCTCTTTGCACACCTAAAGAAAGAGTGcatatctttgtttttatggAAATGCTGCtggttttttaaatgttcaccTGATCAGACAATGCATTGTGTGACTTGGTGTTGGTAGTAAGTGGTTTTATGATAATTCGTTGGAACATGAAAAATTCTGGAAAGGGGGGAAAGTCTCTTTTAGTATTTCTCTTTTAGTCCTTTGAATATACCAATGCTTGGTGTCATTTACAACCACACAAGGAAGTTTAGAATACCCTCGTGCGAGCTATTTTGAAAAGATCTCTCCACACCTGTCAATAGCAATAATTCAGAGTCTATATGCATAAACGTCTGAAAGATTAACATCCAAGCTGCGCTGGTTATAGATGTATGATATAGATTTGCTTGACTTCACACGAACATATGCAACATCTGTGAGATGTATATCTTCGATTATCACTCACAAGATTATCTTGAGTGTTTGAATGAAAGATGTCCACCGATCCCCCTAccacttttttcttaaaaaagtaaCAGCGTGTCTTATCCTCTTGGATATCAGTCAACTATCCCCAAAGGATAAAGACTTCCACGCTGCTAATCAGATAAAATACTAACTTATCACTGATTTTAGCTACAATGGACAATGGTCACGAAGGAGGAAATGCAAATGGGCTTGTCGCAGATTGATCTCTAGTTGTGGCGGCAGCAGACAGATCCTGAATTAGAAACGGATGTTTATGTAAGCGACCGCACAGTGTGGCACTCTGGTTATCTCGGCCACCTGCGTCAGAAGAATCTAGCGGGAAGTCTGTGGTTGACATGAGCGTTTTAGAGCTATTAGATGGTACATGATGCGCATTGCCATGTTATTGGCATTTAATCCTGATTTAATAATTTGAGAATAGCATTGACCAGGCCAGTAAAATAGATTATTTGGAATATAGTCATAATAAACCttgtatcatttttaaatgacacagtAGTTGAGAGCAATAGAGGGAAGGGTGTATGAGGGGGTGATGAAGGGGCAATTGAGGAGAGTCCGTATGttagaaacagagagaaaacaatTAATAATGGGAGCTATTACGGGGAGATCAGCGCAAGAGGGAGGTCAGGTTTCAGGCCCTTTTGGAGAACTTTGATGGTACAAACCAGGCCTCATTACTGAGATATTATCTCCATTCATACACTTTCAGAGTTGATGGGAGCCCTGCTGGGAAAGATTAGGTTCCTTTCATCAGTGAACATCCTACACGGCCGCACACATTTTCTCAGCTCAGGGTGCAACAGACATGGCATCATGGGAGCGAAGGAAACGTCTATTGATGGCTAGTGATGTGTGGAATTAAAGGTAAAATTACCTTTTTATGTCAGATcatgtaaaagtattttttaaatcattaatttCATAGTCTGATATATACGGTATCAGTAACACCATGAATTAGGATGATATTGTGCTAATtgcataaattacattaaattattcAAGTAAGGTTATTGTtggaattaaaatgaacaatagaAATCTAATAGTTGGGATTGTGGTCATACTGATAGAAAGATTCAAGGAGCTGCATGTGTTTTACTTAGGGACCATCATCTACGTGTTAGCTCCACATCTGACATTCATATGTCACAGAAGTTTGTTCAGAAACGTCTTACATTGCCCCAAACAATTCTAATTACCATCAATTTCCAAGGAAGCAGGGCCGGGAGTTTGATTTCCGGGGTGGTTGGGTGTGCTGGAGGGGCACAAGATTGCGTGCGTGCATGGACGGGTTCACTTTTAATTCAGCCAGCAAACAACATCCTTGGAATTAAGAAGCTATTAAGGCTATTTTGTTCCCTATTCtgtgtaattcattttttaaaggagcGAGAAGGTAGGCGCAGAGAAATAAAGCATGGGATACGTTGGGGTCCACCTCAGTTAGGTCTAATTGGGAGTGATGGATGATGTATGTGACCCAAATTGTTGAGGCTAGTGAGTTGAAGCTTTGAAGTACAGCGGCAGGACACCCAAAGGCCAATATGACCAAGCAGACGGGAATGACTGCGGGAAGCTGAAAGGCTACAGACTGCTGTCTCCACATGCTTTTATAGGCCAAGTATGACTGCTAAAGCTTCAGAGACCTGTTAGTTAACTAGCTACAAAGTGTGAATGACTGTGTCTCTTCCTGGTAAAACGCACACCTCAAGATCATTTTCACTCCTTGACCCCCCTGCTCTACCCCAGGCTGCACACATCATTAAAATGGTAAGCCTTTTAAAAGGGTGTTAGTGCCTCTTTAGAACATAGCTTCAATCAAACCAAAAGTACACTTCGGTTTGTGTGCCTTAGTTATGAGGACAGTCATACGCTATAGCCCTTTAAAGAATACTCAATTTGATGGAGTACACAAACATAGGTGGTTGGTGCAAGAGCTCAACAATATCATTTTACTTTATGGATCCTTAAAACAATTTCCAGGTGCATATGTGATTGAAAACAACAGTATGCTTTAGACTTTAGACAAATGTGCAGCAGAATGCCATTTTTTAAGTAAAGCTTAACATCATGAATTGGCATGAACAAACAAGttgcaaatacaaaaaatgctGGGTAATTGTCAAACCAAAGTTGGGACAGAAAGGGATGAACCCAGCCAAAGGTTTAAACTATCCTGAAAATGGTTTATATTTCACCCAACAATGGCTTAAAACAACTcagcattttgggttgaaacaaattaaattacatttttggagttAGGAaatttaatacattacattacaaccCAACCAAACGGTTTGGTTTGTCGCTTTTTGACGCATCGCTGAATtgaaaaataacccagcattttttagagtgtaactTCTTTTGGAGCTCCAGACGTACCTGGATGATATTTCAGAGACATATTCACCAGGTCAGAAGTGGGATAACATTATCAATTGGAGAAGCCAATGACTCATATACTGTAGGTCAATAGGACTGCTGTATAACCATTGACTATATTTGCCACttagatttttaaaaaatgtaagtggtTGTAAGACTGTAACTTCAGTTCCCCGCTTTTAAATTTATGTCATTTACTGGATGGTTAACCCCTCCAAAGACAGATCTGTAATAGAACTAGGATGGCAACACCATTTATTTAAGTTCGCCTACCAAAATAAAGAAGGGATGTGAAATCGATATGGCTCTGTTTATGCTACACACATATTTATTCAATACTCTGCATTCCCAACACTGGCACACAAAAATACGATCATTTTCCTAAAGGTAATAACACTACAATAAACCAATATTAAGAGTGACATTTAAAGTGACTATGAATAATCTAGGTCCCACCCATCTACTAACAGTCCCCCAGATGCAAGCCCTGCCCTGAATAAAATGTAGGAAAGAGCTGAGCCACTCCACCAAACAGCAGGCAGACTCCAAGgtacagagagtgagagagagaaagacaccGATTTACAGCTTTACTGCCTCATTCAGTCCGTCATACTTGCTCTCACTGCCCCCCCCCTATCTTATCCTCTCCGTCTCTTTCTGTCTGCAGTTTTACTTCCTCTTTGAAgctttctctctcacaaacacactcatttAAATACGCTCATTCACTCAGCTCATTCACCGGCACAGGTCAGGCAGCCTCACATTTCGCCTTGTTCTGCCCCCGGCTGACAGGACAGAGCCCTGCAAGGTGCAGCCATCATAAAGGACACCAGCTTCCACAGCTCAATCAAGTTTGACGCTGTCTGAACCCTCCGAGAAGATCGAGATGTTTGTTTGGAATGGAATTGCAAAGTTTTGAGTCATCATCCTGAAAAGGCAGACTGGCAGAAGGAGACACCGGCAGCGGATTTCAAGACCAGAAATAATTTGAAGCCGGTCACGTTGTCTATGCTTTGTTTGAATGACTCCTGTCTCAAGGATCTGTAACCCCCTCATCCCATGTTCCTGCTTGCAGGGTCTGTGTGAGGCAGGTTGCCCATCGAAGACCAGCATCATGCCGACTACTTACGCAAGGTGCATATTGGGAGTCTGACCCATCATGTGCAAATGGACACGCACCACCCCTGGTCTCTACTACGACCTCACCTCCGCTGGGTCAGCCCTCCCCGGGTTGCCACTTCAATCTTATCCTTTTCCCCTGGTATGCATGTCCTTGCTGTTTCTGACTTGTTCTGCTCTTGGAGGTTGCCCACCTGCGCAGGGGCATGACCCCCTTCAGGCGTTGGCACAGGGGACGAACTGCTCATGGACCCTGGAGCGGCATGCACGCAGCTACAACCACCTAGAGGGTGACGTCCGCCTGCGACGCCTCTATTCCGCCAACAAGTTTTTTCTCTGCATCGACAAAACGGGGAAGGTGGATGGCACCCGTCGGAAGAATTACGCTGAAAGTGAGTAGACAcccatttatgtttatttatggaAAGGGAGTGGGGCTTGTTAAGTTGTAGGCTTTGTTTTATGATCTTGTCATCATTATCTTTGTCACTTGAGCTTTTATGGAAGTTTTATGATTCGGGATTCCTCGATCTCGGCTTGTGTCAAGACTATTTTGTTTGGGGTGTGTGCAAAAGTGTTGCTAGTTACGATGTATAACACCGAAGAAGAGAAGTTGAAGTTTAGATGAAGGTGAAGTCCACTTTGAACGTTTTATTGTAACAAGTGACCGTGAGCCATTTGTAAGACTAAATACCAGTTTAAGGTTTGCAATGTATGTATGGTCTCAAATTATCTTAAAAGGGGACTGTGTATTTAAGATAACCATCTTGTGTTAGGcactttattttgatattttagttCAACTTTGTAAAGTGCCAGAACAGAACTTATTTGTGGAGAACATTTGGAAATAGCAAGTGCAGTCGGTCTCTACAAAGTTTATGGTAATAAATCACCCATATGTGCATGTCATCAAGTTAATCCCTTGATCCACATAAAACGGCTCCCAGAATCCCATTTGACACTACCTCCCATTGTATTGTTCCggtatgtttacatttattttgatcagATTTGTGTCAAACTGTAGAGATCACAGTGGGATGACATGTTGTGTATATTGTGCATTACTGCCACCGCGCAGATTGAAACGTTGCATGACATTGTTTATGAGTTTCTTTCCAGGTCTGTGTCACATCAGCTTAGAATGGTTGTGCTTGGTACAGCTGGTTGAAATTGTGCAGCCCTCAGAGGCAATTTGCTTTACATTTACTTACCATCCTCTCATTTCCTGACGCTGAATTAAGTTCATTTTATGCAAAGTAGGTCCCTCTCACAGCAAGATATCCTGCATTTATGAGCCTAAACGAATATCCTGATACTGCCATCCAGGATTCACATTAGTAGAAATATTCTGGTTTATTTTAGCTTTCTCTCTAAATAAGAAATAGGGCTTGAAAATATAGGTATAATGATTGCATTTAGCACATTTATAACAGAACTACATCTAtgcacaaaacaaattcaagtaTTTTGACAGCCCTCTTAGAACACTTATTGTATTTTCTAACTTGTGGCAACTCAAGCCAGATCTCCAATTCAAAAGCATACATCGATCATGTTAGTATTGCTTTGCCACCGTCCACCTTGCCCTCTGCTTAGCCCTCAGCGTCCGTCAACACTGCCGCGTTGCCCAAACAGCCCCTCTCCCTCTCACTTTTTCCAACTCTCGCTCCCAAACTCTCAGGTGCAAAAACAGTTGGAATTAGTCAACGGGCCCTTGGCTAATTGAGGTAGGAAAATATTGTATCAATCCCAGCCAAATTCAGGGGAGAGAAGGGCTTCCATGTGAAGCACGGGGTGAAAATCAAAGGGGGATGGAACTTGTACACAAAAAGTGTTTTAGATATGAACATATCTAATAGTAAAATAGTaacattttatctttttaatttgagttaTGCTCAAAACAAGTTGATAAATCTGTTCAtgtatgttataaaaaaagagCACATGCACTGTTGCTTATGAAGAAAATGTATCctgttttaaagatttttttggagaaataggaaaataaaatatcattctTAGATTTCATTCTTCTGAGGATTCTGTCATAAGAATATAATACATGCTGCTTTCATCCCAAGTTTAATTTGTTTGGATGCTGATGTCAGAAAGCAAGGAGTGAGATACAAGAACCCTGGAGGAAATGGCTCGCAAAATTGTGCAGACGGTTTTGAAGCTTCACTAACCACAAACTAGCTTTGAAAACCATAATCTGGTTCTAATTCTTATTTGGTCCATGAGCTGGCATTAAGGTTTCAGGATTTTCTTTATATTGATGCCAATTGACTGAAATTGGACTTATTCATCTAAATTTCTGTCAAattatcttaaaaaaattaagactGCGTCAAGACTTGATACAGTATCTGCAGCGGGTTTGTGAATGAGAAAACAAAGTCATCTTAACCCAGTATTTTCTGTGAATCCCACTGTAGGATTTTGCCAAGAcaagtttgttttctttttcactttaaatgttGCAGGTACTTCTAAAACTTTTTTGGCAGACGAAACCAGCTTAGCTCTTTTTTCCCTTAAAATTTGGCTTGAACAGAATGCTGTTGAAGTCTTGGGCGTATGTGGTTGAGGACATCAAATGCTTGACTTGAGTCCAGGCAACAACATGCCGCTTAAGGAAATAAAGTCATGCGACGGGGATAATCAGAAAAGTCACATTTGCTAAAATGTAGCCACTTTGCAGTTTGCCAGGCCTTTTCCTCCATCTCCCGTTTTCTTTCGCTCTCCTTCTTCCATCTCGCCTGTATTTACAAGAGTTGTGTCATGTTTACCAAGTTTCCCCTCGCTTTTATGCATCTCAGTTTAGATGTTACCGTGTTCCCTTGCCGTGATTTCATAGGTGTGTTGAGGTTGGACCCGAGTCACGGGAAGAAAATCATCCAGCCGTTCTGAATATATTGTggaattatttaaaacatatttcaaaaagAGAGACTGTCAGTCCATGAACGCCTGTAGTGGCCACAGAGGAGAGATTGTGTGCAACTGAAAGTTGGCTTGTTAACCCATGCAGAATCATGGGAGGTGAACATGAATTCACAAAATGTCATATTCATCACTGAAGCCTCATATCAACTCCGCTCTTTAAGTTGTTATATGCCAgtttcataaaattaaatatgttttaaattaccATTTTTGCTACAACTTACTTATTAAACACATGTATCAAAATTACAGAATGCTGAGTTCAGAAAAGGGATTTAAGGATTGTCTTGACTGTCATCTAAAATTCTTGTCTACCTTAAACAAGCATGTTAAGGTTAACTGAAAGGGGACGGTTATACTTTCATAAGCTTTCATAAGTGTCTAAGTGATCCTGGTCTCTGTGACAGTTGGAGCGGTAAGGGCACATGGGTGCTAGGTGATTCCAGACGCTTCTGGAAAGTCTAGGAATGTTGCTTACATTTAGCCTGTGGGGGCCTCTTGGAGGATTTGGTGCCAGGAAAAAAGAAAACCCGACAAATCCATCCTTTCTAATCCTTCCGATGTACAGTGGTCCAGAgcataaaaagaaaatgctggAAGTCCTCTTGCCAGGTGTTCTGTCTCTGCGAAagtaaaaaagacacaaatggaCAAACACCCTAAGATAGATACCCCAAAATTGCCTTAATATTGTAAACTCTTCTTTTTCAACGAGTTGAAATGTCATTGACGTTTACCACGCTGCCCATGTTATTTCATCCATATTCGTAGTTTGGGTTCGCAAAGAAACGAACCCGCTCTTACTTTTGTGATTCAGTCATTGAACGTCAGGCGGTGACAAAAACAACTGACTACACAAAGCTACCACTCTTTTTGCATATCGTCTCTGTCCTTCCACAACATCGGATGTCCAAATTAttcaggaaatagaaaaacactgaggttctcaaactgggggccgtGGCCACCTGGGGGCCCCCAACATAGATCCAGGGGGGCACATGTTTTGTGgaattttatgaaatgtagtgaaTCATATATGAATCCAACATCAGAAAAATTAAACCACCAACCAAAAGTATcaatgttccagcattgtataactgaatatatttttgttcagttTAAGTTTAAGatcatacttttttattgtgGGGGGGGTTTGAAAAGTGAAGCACTATACACACAGGGGGCCTTACAATTTAaaagttgagaaccactgtcttaaatgattaaatactgtgttgtgaAAGTACTTTTTGAAGGTAAGATAGTTGCAGAATACAGTGTTAAACATAAAGAGTGACTTATGAATAATGATTTGCTGAAAAatttaattcacaaaatatacaaagtTCGATCCATGGACAGACTTTAGTTTAGCAGGTATCGTTTTGCATATGtaatgtttaaagaaaactgaCCCTGGGGCCTGAATGAGAAGTCATTAGCactgttattattattctaaCCTTTTACGAGGGACATAAAACAAGTATTAATTAGATCAGTTGGGAACCCAAAGCTTGGCTCACTCATGGAGCTCCATATGCTGACTAACATCTGCCAAAGGCAACACAGTCCACCTCTCTCAGCTCGAAGGCTAAattaaacagacagacagacagactcgGTCTCATTGTGACCCGGTTCAGGCACTGGGCAGTGCCCACTTGAAGCACTCTCATGGGATTTTAGCTGCTCTGAATTGACCTTTTGATTACAGCTGTTCACCCTCAAGCTTGGCTTGACACGGACCGTGTATCTTGTAAACTCGGATAATATTGGCCTCTGAGCGACTGTTAGGGGATTCCTCGTATACATTTATGACATTTGGAGATTTACACACTATTCGGCTGTCTATTACAATACAGCTGACATCATGGGATAAGTGCCAGGAAACAGGCTTATTCCACTGATTTTTCATAGTCTGGAATGAGACTCCCTTTGGATTTCTTTGCAAAGGTTATTGTATTTGTAAGTGCCTTTTGTACTTGCATTTACGGTAttagtcatttaaaatgatacatCAGTCAATAAAAGTGAGCCCCTGAGAGATTACAAGTTTATGTTAAATCTCTAATCAGACATTGAATCTATAGCTCCTTAAAATATTGCACGATAAGAATGTGACACGCACAGTGTGATACATTTCTATTAGGATTTGACTGTGACACAGCTGACTGAGTTgtaaaaacagcaataaaagtCTTACCCTGTCACTGAAGTCAGTTCCACCCTTTTGTACCTTCATCGGCCTGAGATTTcgatccttaaagggataggtcacccaaaaatgaaaagtctgtcatcatttacttatgtTGTTCAAAGCTCTTTCTTCACCGaccttctttaaaatatcttctttagtcttctgcggaagaaagaaaatcacacaggtttgaaatgacataagggcgTTACCcgtttagatttttgggtgatctatccctttaaggcagcACATGCTGTTATAGAACTTGCTATAGAACTTTGATCACTTCAAATACAAAGTCTATGTTAGATTTGATTAAGATGCATTCATTTTATAGTTTGTTATAGGGTAATGACTATTAATTTAGCATTATACttcacatttttaacatgtCTTTTGGAAGTGTGTTACACAGTTTCTGACCGACGTAATTATAGTTGCAAAACAACTGGCATAGAACAGCCCAACaacaaataacaataaaaagcaaacagttaTTTCCACAGAGTTAACTCCATAAGAGTGAGTATATCAATGGCGTTTCATACTACAAAGGATGACTAagatattgattttattttattgtgcttaaagggatactccacacaaaatgaaaatt
Coding sequences within:
- the fgf22 gene encoding fibroblast growth factor 22; the protein is MCKWTRTTPGLYYDLTSAGSALPGLPLQSYPFPLVCMSLLFLTCSALGGCPPAQGHDPLQALAQGTNCSWTLERHARSYNHLEGDVRLRRLYSANKFFLCIDKTGKVDGTRRKNYAESLMEIRSVSVGVVAIKSVNTGLYLAMSKKGTLFGSVRYNPSCKFKERIEENGYNTYASLRWKHKGRQMFVSLNGRGKPRRGHKARRRHPSTHFLPMLPT